The genomic stretch gatttatcgaactaaatcacaccctttgataaattaaagaaatgaatattgagtatatgtgcttgttattatatcatgtttaagagcacacacttccataataacaaaggtcttgttcttttatgcagtcaatataaaaagaatttaccttaaatggtcttactcaatacgcTCAGAGtttactagtataattttatagtcaagataaactaataccaaattacactatgactattccagtggtttgttcctatccatcttagtcgtgaacttctgtttataatttataaggaactgataacatgatcttctgtgtgtgacaccacacaccatgttatctacaatataaattaattgaacaactacacttagcatataaatgtagacatttgaccaatgtgattctttaaaataaatatttacaaaaagctaggcttttagtatacactctaacaagatcgACCTTGGTGTTGGACGACTCCTCAATAGTAAGCGGACGCAGTAGCGTCATAGTAGAGTAGGAACACTAAGTCGGAGTGGTCAGAGTGTCGAACGATTACACAAAAGCTTGTTGAAGAGATGATGAGTGCACTGGTCGAAGCTCTCTTTTATgaagcattggaggcgccttcaaccctccaACTTCTATCTCGAATAGTGCACCTCTTATCGTCGATGAAGTCCTCAATGTTATCTgaccaaaggcgccttccattgtccagctcaaggcgccttcaaatgtattgaaggcgcctccgcaccCTCCTACGCTGAGTCTTCGAGTAAGCCTCCGAGGCACCTCCACTCACACGGGAGGTGCCTCAGGTATTGTTCACCTAAGACTAAATTTGCTTCTTTTGTCCTATAAAATGTGTCAGCCCAACAAAATAAAGTATATtatgcaagacaaagttagcacaataagaataaacagtattaattagatcatgcCTATCTAAGgctaggatctagtcaagatctcaacttaagttttcaaaatgaacCTAAGCTGGATCTACGCCTAAAGTCTCGAATTGGGACTCACCCTCACTAGAAtgctctcctccaatgacttaccttacttaccatgcaaAATCGCTTGACTCCCTTACggctcaccaggtcttcccgccaaTCGTCAGGTCCGCAGACCTAACTGAATTTCGGCCAGCCTGTCGGCCCTTATTGGGAAACCTGACGATCGACCCTTACTGGGAAGTTTGCCGGTTGGCCCTTACTGGGAAGCCTGCCAATCGGCTCAGTTGAGAAGCTTGTCGGTTGGCTTTTATTGGGAAGCTTGTCGGTTAGTTTAGCCGGGAAGACTGGTGGGTCAGCCTTTATTAGAAAGTCTGCCAGTTGACACTGGCCGATTGGCTCATGCGAGTAGACTGGAGGGTCAGTCGTGGCGGGTCGACCTTTATTGGGAAGCCTGCCTATTGGCTTTGACGGGTTGGTTCATACGGGTAGACTGACGAGTCGGCCTTGGCAGGTTAACTTTATTGGGAAGTCTTCCAGTCGACCCAGTCAGGAAGATTGACTGGTCAATTTTTACTAGAAAACTTGTCAGTGACGGGTTGGCCCTGATAGATCAGctcagtaaaaaaataaaaagaaaattagtcCTCATAATTCTCCTTGACTTAATCCAATTTAATATCCAATTGACCCTCATTTATATTTACAGTAACTTTGATATTACCCGTATTAATATATTATAGAGTTCTAGAGATAATATGATGCATTGATAATGCGATTGATCGTCAGTCCCTTCTATAGTCTTATAAAAGTAAACTTTAACCTCATTGTTTGATTCTCATTTATTCAAGCCATCAGGGGTCCTGGGTGGCTCGTCGCCCTCTGCTGTCTTCTCCCAGCACTTTTTATCATGTACCTCCTCCCTTTAGAATCATTGTATTAAATCTTGATTAAACCATTCATTGCACGCCATCTTGGCTTCCCTTTTTTGGGATAaatctaaatgaaaattaattaagtattattAATGATATTTATCCATAACAAATTACTAATTAATCTTTAAATAAACTACTGATTATTCCTAGATATGGAAATATGAGAATCATAATGAcccataattttaaaaaattatctctcTCGATATTCTTTTAACTTtaccaaaaaattttaaaatatattgtaCACCCTCCTTATATAATTCAACCCTTCTTTTTTTAGACCTAAACATTTGGAAAATATAtgttaccttataaattataaattatctaCGGCCATGGATCAGTTTATCAATTTAAGAGcaaaatttaaaaagtaattttttttgtttgaaaaattcaaacatttttattttgaggttaaaaataataaaaaaattcagaTCCATTTAATTTAGTTAGATTTAAACTGATAAAATCTCTATGTCAATTTCAAATACCCAGTTTTTTGCAATGAAAATTTTCAGATAAGATTGCAGTGCTGCAGGCAATTTCAAAAAATCCCACTTTGCGATATTATGTCACGGCAAAAATCACAATGGTATCTAtatttatcatcatcatcattaaaGACctagatttttatgattttttttaacaaaaaaaaaatggaatgaATCTTATTTATGGCTATCTACCTactatgtttttctttaaaaaaatctcttttcATATAAACTATTTAATCATCTTATAAATGCAATTAATCATTAATataaaaagagaattttaaaaaattaaatataaagatAGATAGAAAAGGATttaattgtattataaaatatgatattaatttGACATCCTTAATAATGAccctaaaattatatatataaaaaaatctatcCTAATTGATTCTAGCCATTTAATACTGTTCTTTTTTATCTTAATTTAATTAACACTGTCATTAgtgtttaaaaataaattatcctCATTTAATTATTGCCACTCAACCATCACCTCGTAAGAGGAAAATTTCCATTTGGCTTTCATTAAAGGAAATCCATATGTAATTTCCGTCTTAAAGGACTTTGTTTTAGacaattatttatttttgcttatttccgaAAGTGGCGGGCAATTCTTGTTATTCTGCCTCGACAATGGCGGACAAGGATCTTATACGGATTGGAATTTGAAGATCACATTCTATTTTTGAGTAGATCGATGGAAAAAACAATTCCCTTTTTCAGCTATAAAAatgatgataaataaaaaaaaaacacatattcCGTTCCAATTATATCCACTTAGATTTCATCGCGTCTAAATTCTAATAGCCGTCAATTTCTTTTGACCCGTCAACTAGATAAAACGCGGTCCATTAAAAAAAGGGAAGAAATCGGAGAATGACGTGAGCGCAATCATCATCGTCGTCATCGAACGGTTCGCTTTGGTTTCGACGGTGGCGATGGCGCGTCAAATGGACGGAGGAGCTTCGACCGCTCACTTCGACGTTCGGTTTGTTGCGCGGAGTTATTGCTTGCCCTTTTTtcttgattgggaaattttaatTCACCCCATGATTTTATGGGATTTTCCGGACACTGCCCTCGGACCTTTGAGACCGTCGAACTATTTCGGAGTTTGTCGTTTTGGGATAAATTTATTATGATTAAAAGGTTTTGGGATACGTGTCGATTGGGTAAACTCTGAGGGGGGTAAAATGAAAGATTTTCCAATTTGATTCCTTGCGGTATTAAAATAGCGTTCACTTGTGGCTTTTTGTTATGTTGTCTCTCGTTCAGCGCGCACCGCCGCACGTGAGAAGGGAGTGCTCCGGCGAGGCGGCCTCCATCACCAGCAACGCGACTTACTCCACCGGACGAGCGGCGGAGATGACGAGGCGATGCTCGCACTGCGGCAACAACGGGCACAACTCGCGCACGTGCCCGGCGCGCGGCGGCGGGGTCGGGGTGCGGATCTTTGGGGTACGCCTTACGGAGGGCGTGGGGGCGATGAAGAAGAGCGCTAGCATGGGGTGCCTTTCTTCCTCGATTACCCTTTCCAACGCCGGCGCGTCCCCCTCGGCCGAACCGACTGGAGAACACCCCGCCGATTCCGTCGCGGGTTATGCCTCCGATGACGCCCATGCCACCAGCTCTTCTATTTGCCGCAAAAAAGGTCCCTGCTTTTACCCTAATTTTTCTtatcctttcttcttcattgttcTTCGAAAAATCctctttttccttgttttttcTCCGGTAATGTCTGTCTCGTTTCTGTTTGTGATCTCCAAATATCTCATCAAAATCTTTAAACAACAAAAAAATTTCTCCCAAAGACAAGTTAATTTTGATGGGTCGTGAGAGCACCCGGTTGGCTCAATGCCCACCTCATCTGAGGGGTTAATCGTGCCTCCTGGTGTaccatcacttttttttttttttgagttttcaTAATTTGGTAGATTTTGGAGTAGAAAAATACCACATAATGGCCATAGCATCAGCTTATTGGGATCCGAAATTCAAGCACAGATTTTTGGTTATCTGCAACTCACTTGGAGGATTAGCTTATAATCAGTGGCTTATCTTATCAATCAATGTAAATACATTATCTGTTCATGTTTCTCAAAAAAAATTCCGCTAGATAGAATTTTCAGGAATCTGAAAAGGAGAGAGAAAAAGATTATGTTTTCCTGTCTATTTATGCATTCATAATAATTCCTGGGCCATTGCACCACATTTCCATATTAAACCTAACATGGATCAAaccaatttattgattaattaaattacttACTAAAATTATGTTGATATCTTAGAAAACTGATTGTACTCCATGCATGCACCTTCCTCTcaagaagaagggaagaagggAACATGAACTGATAGAATACCTACTCTACCacattgtagcaaaaggtgattatgcTCACCCGCCCCTAGGTTATGTGAAGAAAGGTAAATCATGGGTCAGATGGCTAGGGGGTGGGAGGAGTTTTTATAATGGTTAAAATCATATGGTGTATGACATGGCTAAGGACAAAGGAAGGTTTAGGTCCTCCAAGGTAATGTTAGAGGATCAATGCAAAGCACAGCTTCAATAGGACTGAACTTCCTTCCATATCAGTATTGGATGAAATAAGGCAAACATAAATAAAATTACTTACCTTCAGTATATGTAAAAGCTCTTGTTACAACTGAACATCGATAAACAAGGTTTTCTGGCAGATCTTGAATACAATCAAATTTATGTGATCCTGTTTTGCTGTGATTTTGAAGAGGATCCATATATGATCCCACCCTTAATCAATTTCGCATGGGAACATCATGAAATTCAATGTGAGATGTACCATTACCTTGCTGACTCTCTGACTTAACAaactagtaatttttttataACCAAGCTAACTAGGAATTAATTAACTGTACATCAACTGGATCAAACAATTAGAGCTTTACAATGACCTTGAGGTTCAATAGCACCACAACTCTGAGGTTTTAAGGGCAATACAAAAGATATGCAGCAATACTTCTAGATGCTTTTTACTGCAGTGGATTAGGAAACTTTTCATATTTCCATTGTAGGAACCTATTCCGTGCAGTAGTATTCTTGAATCAAGAGAGGGCTAATTTATTACCCACGTAGCTATTAAGAATGAGGATGCTGTGATTGGCATAACTCAACACATGATGGTTATTGTTTGTTATACACTTTCATAACTTAGGGTAGATGATTTGGGTTAGAGATCAGGATTTTTCATAAACAATATAAGAATCATCGTTGcaaagtcataattgatatcaaGCATCATCCTGACCACTATAAAGTTGCATGGGTATAAGAAATCAGCAGATAAATCATCGTGAGCGGGAGAGTACCAATTTATTTTCCCACTTTTGTCCCTAATATGCTGGAATGTTATGGGTTATATCTTCTGTTGAGATGATTCTAGCTCTACAACTTGAGGGACGGGCAAAACTAACACTTTGTGTTTAAACATGAGGATAAGAAAATAACCTTATTAGAGGACTTCAAGGATTATACGCTTGATTAGCTTCTTTGGTAGTTGCCTCTTACAAGGGACAGAGAACAGATTATTGATCTTATTTCAGGATTTTTCTTATCAGAGCTCATTATAGGATCAATCATAGTTGGTATGCTGAGTTAAATCATCAAGTTGATGATTTAACAAAAGAGGGTGCATCCAAGAGAGTGATCCATGCACATTTTTTTCCCTTCGCACACCAAAAAAGGATGATAAGGAGAGAACACTCCTAGATTGTCCTTAACTTGATGACATCTTACTATGTTTGATATCTGGACCTTATTGTTGGTTCTTTAAGACTGAACTCATTAACAGATATCGTCAAATTTATACTCCAACATAGCTGTCTCCAAACCCCGAATATGAACTATGAAGGATTACAGGAATAATTGATCAGTTTTGGGGCTACCTAATGCACCTTCTACCTTCATAAAAACACAGTTCTACTGATCTTTTTTACAAGGCAAGTTCAtgaaatttattttgattatattCTCATTTTTAGTGAAAGCGTAGGTGGAACTTGACCAGCTTAAATTTGTATTTGTGACATTGGGAAGGAGGGAAAAAAATCTATGTTACCTACTGAAATGTGTTCATCATGCACCATATTACTTTCTTGGGGTTTTAATATCTGGTATGAAATTGAGAATTGAATCCTGAAATGATTAACATAATCTAGGAACAATCTGAATTGACCAATCTACTCTAATAATATAGTTTCCATGgtctttttatatcttttttagTTTTTAGTCAAATTGTCTTAGTCTGTTTGGTGTTATTCTTGAGCATTTTCCATTCCATTGATTTTATTGCTTTACCCTCCTTTTTTTCACTCATCTGAATTTGCTAAATCATTTACATAACATATTCAGGAATTTCCTTATAAGATTATTTATAAGAAAATATGTAGCAGCTAATATTGTAAAGAACTGTAGATAGGCATTGCAGGATCAGATTTAAGTGAGAGTGGTTTTGAGGATCATAGTTGAGAGATTTTGTGGCAATGTGAAAGTTGAATGCTAGTAGCCTAATACGTGTTCACCATCCCAACATGACTTTAATGTGGCAATGCATCTTTAAGAGTTTCTTTTAATGTGGGCGTTAGTCCTATCTTTAACATCCGGAGGATATCCTGTCTTTTCATGGCCACATAGAGACTAGGATGGTACAGACATCACAACATCAAACCTTTTGTAATTGCACTAGTTACATTTTTGTTTACTTGTGAATGAAATTCTCTCTTCTGTAATATCAATGGATAATGCAATCTTCTAGCAAATATTACACTGAATTTCTTGAGTCATTTTGTTTATTATAGTTAATTATCCGTCTTTAATGGTGAAGACTATATTTTGACAATACCATCTATCAGCTTACCTTTCTCAACCTATGAATTCTTTGGCAAAAAATTAAATCATGCTATAACGTAACCAACATAAAGTTCATCTGCTGTATTGCAGGTGTACCATGGACTGAAGAAGAGCATCGAATGTTCTTGCTGGGTCTTCAAAAACTAGGGAAAGGTGATTGGCGTGGAATTGCTCGGAACTTTGTCATTTCCAGGACTCCAACACAGGTTGCAAGCCATGCCCAGAAGTATTTTATTCGACAGAGTAATGCATCAAGAAGAAAGAGACGCTCAAGCCTATTTGACATGGTCCTGAAAAATCCCATGCTTGCTTCAAACTGCACTTATATTTAGTTTTGCTTAGATTCTAGAGTGTTTTAAACTTTGTAGCTTAATCTATTATCTGTTCTATTTCTTTTTTGCAGCCAATCGAGCAAATCCCAGTCCATGAAGAACACTCGAGGCCCCATTCACCTCCTAATGAACCAGATAACACAAATCGCTTGGCAATGCTGCATGGCAGCGAACAACAAGGAACTAATCTTTTGGAAGCTTCAGCAACCAAATATGTTCCAGAACTAACAGAAAGCATCCATCCTGATCAAAACTCCATAGCAATGATACCTGCAATCTACACTGCTTTCATTCCAGTGCAATTGCCATTTTGGACTCCAAATCTGACTGCTGTTTCGAAAGATGAAGCAATGAGGGATTCTCATGAGATCTTAAAGCCCATTCCGGTTGTCCCAAAGGAAGCACTAAACATTGAGGAGGTTGTTGGCATGTCCAAACTCAGCATTGGCGACAGCATGGACTATGCCCCGGATCCCTCTGCCCTTTCCCTCAAATTAGTAGGATCTTCTACCTCAAGGCAGTCTGCCTTTCACGCCAACTCTTCTGTGGCTCTGCCTGATCTGAACCAAAGTAGCGGCAGCCC from Zingiber officinale cultivar Zhangliang chromosome 5B, Zo_v1.1, whole genome shotgun sequence encodes the following:
- the LOC121984227 gene encoding transcription factor MYBS3-like: MLSLVQRAPPHVRRECSGEAASITSNATYSTGRAAEMTRRCSHCGNNGHNSRTCPARGGGVGVRIFGVRLTEGVGAMKKSASMGCLSSSITLSNAGASPSAEPTGEHPADSVAGYASDDAHATSSSICRKKGVPWTEEEHRMFLLGLQKLGKGDWRGIARNFVISRTPTQVASHAQKYFIRQSNASRRKRRSSLFDMPIEQIPVHEEHSRPHSPPNEPDNTNRLAMLHGSEQQGTNLLEASATKYVPELTESIHPDQNSIAMIPAIYTAFIPVQLPFWTPNLTAVSKDEAMRDSHEILKPIPVVPKEALNIEEVVGMSKLSIGDSMDYAPDPSALSLKLVGSSTSRQSAFHANSSVALPDLNQSSGSPIHAV